The sequence below is a genomic window from Lentimicrobium saccharophilum.
TATTTTATATTATTATGCCCGGGAAAAAATACAGTATGCGAAAACCTTCACCTTATAATACCATGGTTTTCAAATAACTGGAAACCCGGTAATAGCAAAAAACTACAAACTTTTGCTATCGTATTATGCTTACTCTATATAAAAGACAATCAAAGCTGTGTTTACCCCTATCAATAAAGGAGAAAATGCCTCATTTTTTTTATTTCATCCGCATCCTTAAATAAAAACCTTAATCATCAGGCAAAACTGACAAATAACCGAGAATGAAAAAATCAATATCAGGTTGTTAATCTGCTGCTTGAACGCATCGATAATAAAGTAATGTCAGGAAGTCATGATTTCTATAATAAAAACAAGAGGCTTTTCACCGGCTTCTCATGAACAGTTCAATTCCCGGACAATATTGAGGTCGGGCATAACGGGCCCTGCAGGGAATAATCAATGATTTATGGGGGGGGGGGGTAAAATTGGGTGCTCTGTATTGAATCAAGGTTTAGCGATTAGCAGTAACAATTTTACCATTAAGCATCGAAATGTAGTACATTTGCGGGTTAATTTCCAATCATAAACAGCAATGAACATTATCATAGCCGGAGACGGGGAAGTCGGGTTCCACCTGGCCAAAATGCTTTCCGGCGAAAACCATAACATCACCATCGTAGATCCGCATCAGGAGCTGCTGAAGATGATTGAAACGCATACCGACCTGATGACCATCACCGGGGATTCCACTTCCATCAGTGTGCTGGAGCAGGCCAATGTGCGCCGTGCCGACCTGCTGATTTCGGTGGTTCACGACGAAAAAATCAACATCACCACCTGTGTGTTGGGCAAAAAACTGGGCGCCCGCCGGACGATCGCCCGCATCAACAACACGGAGTATCTGACCATCGAGAACCGTGAAATCATGCGCTCACTGGGGATAGATGCCATGGTTTGTCCCGAGCGGATCGCTGCCAAAGAGATCGTGAAGCTCCTCGGGCAGACCGCGGCCACCGAAATCTTCGACTTTTCCGAAGGCCGCCTGTCGCTCTTTCTTATCAAACTGGATGAAAAAGCCCTGGTGCTGAACAAGACCCTCAACCAGGTTGCCCATGAAAATCCCCGCCTCGATTTCAGGGCGATTGCCATACACCGGAATAATAAAACCATCATCCCGAAAGGGGATGATGTATTTAAACTAAATGACCTGGCCTATGTGATCACCAAACCCGACGGGGTGGACTCCCTGCTCAGGCTTGGCGGCAAACAGAAACAGGAGATCCGCAATGTGATGATTGTCGGTGGGGGCCGCATCGGCCGGAAAACCGCTCGCCGCATCGAACGCGACATGAATGTGAAGCTGATCGAAATCGACAAGGAACGCTGCCTGAACCTGATCGACCAGCTGGAACACACCCTGATCATCAATGCAGATGCGCGCGACATCGACCTGCTCGAAGATGAAGGTATCCGCAATATGGACGCCTTTATCGCGGTGACCAACGACTATGAGACCAACATCCTGACCTGCCTGCTGGCCCAGCGTTTCGGCGTAAAGCGCGTGATCCCGCTGGTGGAGAACATCGACTACATCGGCATATCGCAGAGCATCGGCATAGAAACCATCATCAACAAAAAGCTGATCACGGCTTCGTACATCGTACGCTTTACCATGGATGCCGAGGTTACAAGCATCAAATGCCTCAGCGGTATCGACGCCGAGGTGCTCGAGTTTGTCGTTAAGCCGGGAGCCTATGTCACCCGCCGCCCCATCAAAAAAATCGATATCCCGAAAGGATGTATCATCGGCGGAATCGTCAGGGGGATGCAGAGTTTCATTGCAGTAGGCGATTTCCAGATACAGGAAGGCGATAAGGTGGTGATTTTTGCCCTTCCGGAAGCCATCAGCAAAGTTCAGGCCCTGTTTAATTAATTTTATACATATCTTTCAGCCCAGATCGATCAATCATAATCTGTTATGGCCGCCAAAAGCAGGATCAACCTGAATGCCATTATGAAGATCACCGGATTGCTGATGGTGATTGAAGGATTGTTTATGCTCAGCAGCCTGGGATTTTCGGCCTGGTATGATCCTTACTGTCTGGACCACCTCCGCCTGTTTGATCCCGCGCACGATTTTCTGCCACTGTTGGTTTCTGGCAGCGGAATAGGGCTGGTGGGACTAATACTCTGGTCTTTCAATAAAAAACTTGACCAGAACTCAATCGGTAAACGCGAGGGGTACATCATTGTATCGCTCACCTGGGTTATTATTTCATTTTTCGGAGCCATTCCCTTTATTCTGAGCGGCGTTACCACCAGCTATACTGACGCGTTTTTCGAAACCATGTCAGGATTTACCACTACAGGGGCAACCATTTTCACCGATATAGAAGCACTCCCCAAAGGCATTCTTTTCTGGAGAAGCATGACCCACTGGATAGGGGGCATGGGAATCATAGTTTTATCCCTCGCCATCCTTCCCATCCTGGGTATAGGAGGTATGCAGCTCTTCGTAGCAGAGGTTCCCGGTCTTACGCCCGACAAGCTGCACCCGCGCATTACCCAAACAGCCAAACGCCTGTGGATCATTTACGTGGCACTAACACTTGTACAGACTATATTGCTGATGCTGGGCGGAATGAATTTATTTGAAAGTCTTTGTCATGCATTTGGCACCATGGCAACCGGGGGATTCGGCACGCGGAATGATTCGATTGCCGGCTTTTCACCTTACATTCAGTACGTAATTATTATATTCATGTACCTTGCGGGAATATCTTTTACCCTGCACTACTTCACCATAAAACGACAGTTCTCAAAGGTATTCCGAAACGAAGAACTGCGGGTGTATACCATGTTGCTGATCACCGCAACGGTAATCATCGCAGCAGCGCTTTTTTACACGCAACACCTCGGGCCCGGCAAAGCTTTCCGCGATGCCCTTTTCCAGGTAGTATCCATAGTTACCACCACCGGATTTATCACCAGTGATTACCTCCTCTGGCCATTCTTCACCTGGTTGCTGCTCTTCCTGCTGATGTTTACCGGGGGCTGTGCCGGATCCACCGGTGGAGGCATTAAAATTGTACGAATCATCCTGCTTTTTAAAAACAGCCGGATGGAACTAAAGCGCATTGTGCATCCGCAGGCTTTGCTGCCCGTGCGCCTGAACGGAAAATCCATCTCACAGCAGATCATATTCAATGTGCTGGCTTTTTTCCTGATCTACATCATCATATTCGCCTTCGGCTCATTGGTGATGTCAGCGATGGGAATGGAGTTCGAATCTGCTGTTGGCGCTGTTGCCGCCAGCCTGGGCAATATCGGCCCCGGCCTTGGCACTGTCGGTCCTGTCCTGAATTACAGTACTGTCCCCATGGCCGGCAAATGGGTGCTCGCTTTTCTGATGTTGCTGGGTCGTCTGGAACTGTTTACGGTATTGATCCTCTTCTCCGCCTCTTTCTGGAAAAAATAGAATTTTGAAGGTTACCTTTCAGGAATGATCCCTTCCAAGCCTGACAGAATATCAACTCCCGGCCGGTGAAAAAGATGGCTGTTTTGCTTTATCTTTGCAGCCACAAATGAGTCAACGCCTGCCTTCGTACCGGAAAATATGGGATATCTCCCTTCCCATCATACTGAGCCTGGTTGCCCAGAATGTGGTAAATGTTACCGATACGGCTTTCCTTGGACGGGTTGGAGAAGTGGAACTGGGCGCTGCAGCGCTTGCCGGTCTTTTCTATATCTCACTCTTCATGCTGGTGTTTGGGTTTGGCATCGGGGCGCAGATTCTGATTGCCCGCCGTAACGGAGAAAAAAACTATGCCGATATCGGAAGAATTACCGACAACAGCCTGTATTTCCTGACTTTTCTCGGACTACTGCTTTTCCTGGTCATCAAATTTTTCTCTCCGTATATGCTGCGGCCGATGATTGCTTCCGACGCCGTTTACAGCGCCAGTCTCGACTTCCTGCAATACCGGATCTACGGACTGTTTTTTGCTTTTGCAAACGTACTGCTGCGCTCCTTCTACATCGGAACAACCAATACCCGTGTGCTCACCTACAATGCCCTGATTATGGCAGGGGTTAATGTTCTGCTTGATTATGTGCTTATTTTCGGCCACCTCGGCTTTCCGGCCATGGGCATCAAAGGTGCTGCCATCGCTTCAGTAATTGCAGAACTCGCCTCTGCCATCTTTTTCTTTACCTATACCTTCCACCGGGTAAACCTGCATCACTACAATCTCTTCCGGTTTGGACGGTTCGACTGGAAAGTGGTCCGCACCACCCTCGAAATTTCCGTATTTGTCATGCTGCAGTATTTTCTCTCCCTTGCCGGATGGTTTGTATTCTTTATGATTATTGAGAAGATGGGAGAACGCCCGCTGGCTATTTCAAATATTATCCGGAGCGCTTACATCGTGCTAATGATCCCGGTTTTTGCCTTCGGATCAACTACCAACTCCCTGGTCAGCAACGTAATAGGCCAGGGCAGACCCGATTATGTGATTCCCCTGATTAAAAAAGTTGCCCTGATGAATTTCATACTGATCGGAAGTGTAGTGCTGGTTTCTGCATTTATTCCACGGATTCTGATATCTGTTTACACCTCCGACCCGGAACTGATCTCCCAGACCATCCCGTCATTTTATGTTGTCATGTCAGCCCTCCTGCTGTTTTCGTTTTCCAGTATCCTTTTCAACGGTGTCAGCGGAACTGCCAATACTGCTACTGCCCTGCTGATAGAATTCGCTACCATTGCCGTTTACCTGATTGTTGCATGGGTACTTGCTGTAAGGATGAATCTTGAGATTGAACTGGTATGGACCAGCGAATATATTTACTTCATGGTGCTTTCATTGCTTTCATTCCTCTACCTGAAATCGGGGAAATGGCGAAAAAAGTTGATTTAGCAGAGATTATGTCTGACCTACTGATACGGACAATTGGCTTTTCAAAAGAAAAAGTCTGAAATAATTCGCAATTTATCAGAGCCGGGCTATATTTGCAGGGAACGATAAAGCATCCTGGCTGAATGGTTTGAACCGGTTCCATTAAAATACCGGCTATTCCGGCAGGCAAATGCCCGTAAAGTTCACAATATCGAC
It includes:
- the trkA gene encoding Trk system potassium transporter TrkA; this translates as MNIIIAGDGEVGFHLAKMLSGENHNITIVDPHQELLKMIETHTDLMTITGDSTSISVLEQANVRRADLLISVVHDEKINITTCVLGKKLGARRTIARINNTEYLTIENREIMRSLGIDAMVCPERIAAKEIVKLLGQTAATEIFDFSEGRLSLFLIKLDEKALVLNKTLNQVAHENPRLDFRAIAIHRNNKTIIPKGDDVFKLNDLAYVITKPDGVDSLLRLGGKQKQEIRNVMIVGGGRIGRKTARRIERDMNVKLIEIDKERCLNLIDQLEHTLIINADARDIDLLEDEGIRNMDAFIAVTNDYETNILTCLLAQRFGVKRVIPLVENIDYIGISQSIGIETIINKKLITASYIVRFTMDAEVTSIKCLSGIDAEVLEFVVKPGAYVTRRPIKKIDIPKGCIIGGIVRGMQSFIAVGDFQIQEGDKVVIFALPEAISKVQALFN
- a CDS encoding TrkH family potassium uptake protein; this translates as MAAKSRINLNAIMKITGLLMVIEGLFMLSSLGFSAWYDPYCLDHLRLFDPAHDFLPLLVSGSGIGLVGLILWSFNKKLDQNSIGKREGYIIVSLTWVIISFFGAIPFILSGVTTSYTDAFFETMSGFTTTGATIFTDIEALPKGILFWRSMTHWIGGMGIIVLSLAILPILGIGGMQLFVAEVPGLTPDKLHPRITQTAKRLWIIYVALTLVQTILLMLGGMNLFESLCHAFGTMATGGFGTRNDSIAGFSPYIQYVIIIFMYLAGISFTLHYFTIKRQFSKVFRNEELRVYTMLLITATVIIAAALFYTQHLGPGKAFRDALFQVVSIVTTTGFITSDYLLWPFFTWLLLFLLMFTGGCAGSTGGGIKIVRIILLFKNSRMELKRIVHPQALLPVRLNGKSISQQIIFNVLAFFLIYIIIFAFGSLVMSAMGMEFESAVGAVAASLGNIGPGLGTVGPVLNYSTVPMAGKWVLAFLMLLGRLELFTVLILFSASFWKK
- a CDS encoding MATE family efflux transporter, producing MSQRLPSYRKIWDISLPIILSLVAQNVVNVTDTAFLGRVGEVELGAAALAGLFYISLFMLVFGFGIGAQILIARRNGEKNYADIGRITDNSLYFLTFLGLLLFLVIKFFSPYMLRPMIASDAVYSASLDFLQYRIYGLFFAFANVLLRSFYIGTTNTRVLTYNALIMAGVNVLLDYVLIFGHLGFPAMGIKGAAIASVIAELASAIFFFTYTFHRVNLHHYNLFRFGRFDWKVVRTTLEISVFVMLQYFLSLAGWFVFFMIIEKMGERPLAISNIIRSAYIVLMIPVFAFGSTTNSLVSNVIGQGRPDYVIPLIKKVALMNFILIGSVVLVSAFIPRILISVYTSDPELISQTIPSFYVVMSALLLFSFSSILFNGVSGTANTATALLIEFATIAVYLIVAWVLAVRMNLEIELVWTSEYIYFMVLSLLSFLYLKSGKWRKKLI